One window of the Eucalyptus grandis isolate ANBG69807.140 chromosome 6, ASM1654582v1, whole genome shotgun sequence genome contains the following:
- the LOC104451905 gene encoding LOW QUALITY PROTEIN: probable trehalose-phosphate phosphatase H (The sequence of the model RefSeq protein was modified relative to this genomic sequence to represent the inferred CDS: inserted 1 base in 1 codon), translating into MRKGIWPNVAVFSSPLSWFRNKKFQRIEPGGGEGDFVVKNHAWVDSMRDSSPTRVSLPGTGEHNSWIVHHPSALKTFELVTNAXKGKEIVIFLDYDGTLSPIVEDPDRAFMSSQMREAVKEAARHFPTAIISGRSRDKVYDFVKLPELYYAGSHGMDIRGPSKSQRKCKKGDEGVPFQPASEFLPMINEVYRALLNRTKSIPGAKVENNKFCLSVHYRNVDEKRWAALAEQVRSVLSEYPKLKLTQGRKVLEIRPIINWDKGKALEYLLESLGYANDSNVLPIYIGDDRTDEDAFKVLRDRGRGIGILVSKVAKETCASYSLQDPPEVMSFLMRMVEWKRHTSQHAICCKTVEEIGFERFRNLGG; encoded by the exons atgaggAAGGGCATTTGGCCGAACGTGGCCGTGTTCTCGAGCCCGTTGTCATGGTTCCGAAACAAGAAGTTTCAGAGGATCGAGCCCGGTGGGGGAGAAGGTGATTTCGTGGTGAAAAACCACGCGTGGGTCGATTCAATGAGAGATTCTTCTCCAACTCGCGTCAGTCTTCCGGGAACCGGAGAGCATAATTCCTGGATT GTTCATCATCCTTCGGCGTTGAAGACGTTTGAGCTGGTGACGAATG GCAAAGGGAAGGAGATAGTGATTTTTCTTGACTATGATGGGACCCTCTCGCCAATCGTTGAGGACCCTGATCGAGCTTTCATGTCTAGTCAG ATGAGAGAGGCTGTCAAGGAAGCAGCTAGACATTTTCCCACAGCAATAATAAGCGGGAGAAGCAGAGACAAG GTATACGACTTTGTGAAGTTACCGGAGCTGTACTATGCAGGAAGCCATGGGATGGATATAAGAGGACCTTCCAAAAGTCAACGCAAATGCAAGAAA GGTGATGAGGGAGTCCCTTTCCAACCTGCAAGTGAATTCTTGCCCATGATCAATGAG GTGTATAGAGCTCTGTTAAATAGAACAAAATCAATTCCTGGTGCTAAAGTAGAGAACAACAAATTTTGTCTGTCTGTTCACTACCGCAACGTGGATGAAAAG AGGTGGGCTGCATTAGCTGAGCAAGTTAGATCAGTTCTCAGCGAGTACCCAAAGCTCAAGCTTACTCAAGGCAGAAAG GTGCTTGAAATTCGCCCAATCATCAACTGGGACAAGGGGAAGGCTCTTGAATACCTGCTAGAGTCGCTAG GATATGCTAATGATAGCAACGTTCTACCCATCTATATCGGAGATGATCGGACGGATGAAGATGCATTTAAG GTTTTGCGTGACAGAGGACGAGGAATAGGAATCCTCGTGTCCAAAGTAGCAAAAGAAACATGTGCCTCTTATTCTTTGCAAGACCCACCTGAG GTGATGAGCTTTTTGATGCGTATGGTGGAGTGGAAACGGCACACAAGCCAGCACGCCATCTGCTGTAAAACAGTAGAAGAAATTGGTTTTGAACGCTTTCGAAATTTAGGAGGATAA